CGCCTTGAAATCAAGAACCTGCAGCAACGCCTTGGAACCACATCAGTTTATGTGACCCATGACCAGGTTGAAGCCATGACATTGGCTGATCGTCTGATTGTGATGAATGGCGGTATTGCCGAACAGGTTGGCACCCCGATCGACCTTTATGAAAAACCAGCGACCCGTTTTGTTGCCGGTTTTATCGGTTCGCCTTCCATGAATTTCCTTGATGGTACGGTATCGTCTGACCGTGGGCATGTCACCCTGGCTGACGGCACGCAATTGCATCTTGACCATGATGTTGCCGCCAACCGCCCGGTTGTTGTGGGCATTCGCCCCGAACATCTTTCCATTACCACGCCAACCAACAGCAAAATCACCGCGCGCGTGCGCATGATCGAGGCATTGGGCGCAGAAACCCTGGTTTACCTGAGATTTGGCAGCAATAACGAAGGCATCACCCTGCGTATGCAGGGCACGCACCAGTTTGCTGCTGGCGATGAACTGGCGCTGTATTCCAACCCGGCGCAAATCCACCTGTTTGACCGCGAAACAGGCCACCGGATTTAACGTCAGCCCGGATAGT
The window above is part of the Thalassospira marina genome. Proteins encoded here:
- a CDS encoding sn-glycerol-3-phosphate import ATP-binding protein UgpC, which produces MATLSLKQVEKTYANGYKAIHGVDIEIADGEFAVLVGPSGCGKSTLLRMIAGLETITGGDISIDGRIVNNVAPADRDIAMVFQNYALYPHMSNYANMAYGLKNRGYSKDEIDRRVREAAGILQLTELLERKPRQLSGGQRQRVAMGRAIVREPKAFLFDEPLSNLDAKLRVDMRLEIKNLQQRLGTTSVYVTHDQVEAMTLADRLIVMNGGIAEQVGTPIDLYEKPATRFVAGFIGSPSMNFLDGTVSSDRGHVTLADGTQLHLDHDVAANRPVVVGIRPEHLSITTPTNSKITARVRMIEALGAETLVYLRFGSNNEGITLRMQGTHQFAAGDELALYSNPAQIHLFDRETGHRI